In the genome of Hyphomicrobium sp. ghe19, the window TCGTGCTGCACTTGTTTCGCGAGCGTCTCCAGAATTTTCTGATCGCGGCCAATGATTTTGACGGAATTCTCGCCCTTCACACCTGACAGCGCTTCTTCAATGTTGTCCTGGATATACTGCGAAAAATTGAACGTCACTCCGGGCAACGCAGCGTTGAATTCCTGCTGCAGCTGATCAACGAGCGAATCCTTCGTCAGGCCAGACGGCCACTCATTAAATGGCTTTAGTGGCGCGAAAATCTCGACGTTGGAGAACGAAGAGGCATCGCTTCCATCATCTGGACGGCCGTGCTGCGAAACGACCGTGATGACTTCAGGATGGCGAAGCAATATTTCGCGCATCTTATGCACCATCGGCTCTCCCTCTTCGAGCGCGATCGTGGGTGGCATCGAAGCGCGGATCCAGAGGTTACCCTCTTCAAGATGGGGCAAGAATTCGCTGCCAAGCCGCGTCGCAACGAAAACACTCAGCGCGAGAAACGATAGTGCGATTAGAACCATCGTCCGGCGATGGAAGAGCGACCATCGCAACAGCGGAGAATACACGCGGCGAAGAACGCGAACGGTTAAAGTCTCGACGCCACGAACGTTATGAGGCACCAAATACGATATGAGCACTGGCGTAATTGTGAACGTCGCTATCAAGGCACCGATAAGTGCGTAGCCGTAAGTTCTGGCCATTGGCCCGAAGATCTGGCCCTCGACGCCTTGCATCGTGAACAGAGGAACGAACGCGGCGACCGTAATTGCCGCAGAGAAGAAGACGGGCTCTCCGACTTGCAGCGCGCTGGCGAGGATAATCCGCAGCCGATCAGTCCAAACACCAGCACCTTGAACCGGCCGCGTAGGATCCGCGCCGAAACGTCCTTCAGCGAGCTGAGTGAGGATCTGTTGACGCGTCTCGGCGCTGCTTTGAAGATTGCGAAAGACGTTCTCGACAAGAATCACAGCTGAATCGACGATGATGCCAAAATCGACAGCCCCGATGGATAGCAGATTTGCGTCCTCTCCGGTGAGGTAGAGCATGATGACGCTGAAAAACAGTGCAAAGGGAATATTCGTTCCGACGACAATTGCGCTCCGGAAATCGCCGATAAATATCCACTGAATTAGAAAAACCAGAAGGCATCCGAAGACGAGATTCTTCAGCACGGTACGCGTCGTGACATCCACGAGCGCAGTGCGATCGTAATACGGAACAAGCTTGACGCCGGCCGGGAGGCTTCCATCCGTATTGAGTTTTTCAACTTCGGCCTTGATGAGGGGCACAACTTCGTTGGTGTGATAGGTGCGCCCCATGACCACGATTGCCAAAGCCGTGTCATCGTCATGATCGCGGCCCGCGATACCGAGCCGCGGCCGATAACCTATCGAAACTTTGGCGACATCCTTCAATTGAACTGGAACGCCGTTGGTCTGTGATAAGACCACATTCTCGATATCTTTGACTCTATTGCCTTGGGTCAGATCAGTTTCGCCGCCGCTGTCGAACAATCCTATGCCGCGGATGTTGACGGACTGCTGGCCTACCGTGATTTCGCGCCCTCCTACATTGATATTTGAGTTTCCAAGAGCAGTTATGATTTGCGGGATCGTTACATTGTAGGCGTCAAGCTTATGGAGGCTGACCTCAACTTCGAATTGCTTCGTCGTGCCGCCCCAGGAGTTGATAGCAACGACACCCGGGACGGTGAAGAGCCGGCGGCTCACGATCCAGTCTTGGACGGTGCGAAGGTTGGTCAGGCCAAATTGCGGAGGGCCGACGACCTGGTAACGGTAAACTTCGCCAACCAAGCTGGATCCCTGAATTGTCGGCACGACATTATTTGGCAGGCTGACGTTCTGCTGAAGATTGAGAGCGGCCCGCGTGTAGGCTGTGTAATAATCGACCCCCCACGCGAATGTGACTCGAACGAACGATAGTCCGTAGAATGAGGTCGATCGGACGTTGACGATTCCAGGCGTGGAATAAAGTCCGACTTCGATTGGTATCGTGTAATAGCGCTCCATCTCTTCGGCCGAAAGCCCTGGCGCCTGCGCTGTAATCTCGAGAATGACGGGGGCTGGATTGGGATACGCCTCTATATTGAGCTTCGAAAACGCGGCAATGCCTGCGGCAAGGAAGACGAACAATCCCAAGAGGACTATGGGCCGACGAAGAAGTGAGAAGGCAAGAATGCTTCTAATCACGTCTTGCCCTTTCTAAGTCTTTTTGAGGCGCGACACGGTCAGGGTACATGCCCGACGGTCAACATGTTGCTCAAAAAGACCGCACCTTTGGTTACAACGAGCTCACCGGCGCTGACGCCCGATAGAATCTGCCAATAGCCTTCGTTCTGGAGCCCGACTTGGACCGTACGCTTCGTAAAACGTTGGCGATCGGAAGTAACCCAGATGCTCGTCGTGCCATCGCCTTCTCGAACCACACCGTCGAGCGGCATTGCGAGAGAACGAACTGGGTGGTCAATTTGAACAACGTAGTTTGCAAACATGCCGGATCGCAGTTCATGCGTCGGGTTATC includes:
- a CDS encoding efflux RND transporter permease subunit; translated protein: MIRSILAFSLLRRPIVLLGLFVFLAAGIAAFSKLNIEAYPNPAPVILEITAQAPGLSAEEMERYYTIPIEVGLYSTPGIVNVRSTSFYGLSFVRVTFAWGVDYYTAYTRAALNLQQNVSLPNNVVPTIQGSSLVGEVYRYQVVGPPQFGLTNLRTVQDWIVSRRLFTVPGVVAINSWGGTTKQFEVEVSLHKLDAYNVTIPQIITALGNSNINVGGREITVGQQSVNIRGIGLFDSGGETDLTQGNRVKDIENVVLSQTNGVPVQLKDVAKVSIGYRPRLGIAGRDHDDDTALAIVVMGRTYHTNEVVPLIKAEVEKLNTDGSLPAGVKLVPYYDRTALVDVTTRTVLKNLVFGCLLVFLIQWIFIGDFRSAIVVGTNIPFALFFSVIMLYLTGEDANLLSIGAVDFGIIVDSAVILVENVFRNLQSSAETRQQILTQLAEGRFGADPTRPVQGAGVWTDRLRIILASALQVGEPVFFSAAITVAAFVPLFTMQGVEGQIFGPMARTYGYALIGALIATFTITPVLISYLVPHNVRGVETLTVRVLRRVYSPLLRWSLFHRRTMVLIALSFLALSVFVATRLGSEFLPHLEEGNLWIRASMPPTIALEEGEPMVHKMREILLRHPEVITVVSQHGRPDDGSDASSFSNVEIFAPLKPFNEWPSGLTKDSLVDQLQQEFNAALPGVTFNFSQYIQDNIEEALSGVKGENSVKIIGRDQKILETLAKQVQHELAQVKGIDDLAVFWVLGQPNLNIRIDRERAARYGLNAGDVNTVVQAALGGTQATTLLEADRQFGVVVRLAPEDRSSLESVGKIKVGYTTPAGTNAYIPLSQLADIKIENGPSFIYREATQRYIPVKFSIRGRDLGSTVAEAKQRIAANVKLPQGYRILWAGEFEELETAQQRLAIIVPISVLLIFFLLYGLFNSLRDSLLVLAGIPFAVCGGILALYFSGLDFSISAAVGFVSLFGVSVMNGILIMTYYNEVKAAGLSTIDAMYRAGEQRMRPMLMTALSACIGLLPAAISTGIGSQVQRPLATVVVGGMFIGPVILLIVVPALLTYFLEGRPAAPASGEGPA